The following proteins are co-located in the Echinicola sp. 20G genome:
- a CDS encoding gluconate 5-dehydrogenase → MKELFDLTGKVAMVTGATHGLGMAMATALAKSGAKLLFNDINQEKIDNAVKEYAAKGIEAKGYLFDVTDSKAVDENISSIEKEYGPINILVNNAGIIMRVPAMEMDPADFKKVVEVDLISPFIMSQRVGRTMKENGGGKIINICSMMSELGRNSVSAYAAGKGGLKMLTRNLATEWAKYNIQVNGIGPGYFATSQTAPIRVDGHPFNDFIINRTPAGRWGDPEDLQGTTVFLASRASDFVNGQVVYVDGGILATIGKPHGEE, encoded by the coding sequence ATGAAAGAGTTATTTGATTTAACGGGAAAAGTGGCCATGGTTACCGGTGCTACGCATGGATTAGGGATGGCCATGGCTACGGCTTTAGCTAAAAGCGGGGCTAAATTATTGTTCAATGATATCAATCAAGAGAAGATAGATAATGCCGTTAAAGAGTACGCTGCAAAAGGAATTGAAGCCAAGGGGTATTTATTTGATGTGACAGATTCAAAAGCAGTGGATGAAAATATATCGTCAATTGAAAAAGAATATGGTCCTATCAATATTTTAGTAAATAATGCAGGTATTATAATGAGAGTTCCAGCAATGGAAATGGACCCCGCGGATTTTAAAAAGGTAGTAGAGGTGGATTTGATTTCTCCTTTTATTATGTCCCAAAGGGTAGGAAGGACGATGAAAGAAAACGGGGGAGGAAAGATCATCAATATCTGTTCAATGATGAGTGAACTGGGGCGTAATTCAGTTTCTGCCTATGCGGCCGGTAAGGGGGGGCTTAAGATGTTGACCAGAAATCTGGCTACTGAGTGGGCCAAGTACAATATTCAGGTTAATGGCATAGGTCCTGGCTATTTTGCCACTTCCCAAACGGCTCCTATCAGGGTAGATGGGCATCCCTTCAATGATTTTATAATTAACCGCACGCCCGCCGGAAGGTGGGGAGATCCGGAGGACCTTCAAGGTACTACCGTTTTTTTGGCTTCAAGAGCAAGTGATTTTGTCAATGGACAGGTGGTATATGTGGATGGGGGGATTTTGGCTACGATAGGTAAACCTCACGGAGAGGAATAA
- a CDS encoding fasciclin domain-containing protein, with protein sequence MKIFIRNSINIFVVGFMIIITTSCDLALQEKWEYVPEPFGNRPTGMTAYDWMLMINNDDTYNDDDGIPQFQYMLEAIEHTGLLELYNDPNSEQTYFLLRNSAFNGGGQLIANMTGDSNTPIESISPDRLEHVLRYHILDESLSQTDIPKNDFHLYYQSLVPGDTGVVEINKRLFNQEIRINTSIARVGGGTTPTTMPSSSKGASVALHNFIFTNGIGHQLNGYVRYQPF encoded by the coding sequence ATGAAGATATTCATAAGAAATTCAATAAATATTTTTGTGGTAGGATTTATGATAATTATTACCACAAGTTGTGACTTGGCTTTACAGGAAAAGTGGGAGTATGTGCCAGAACCTTTTGGAAACCGCCCAACAGGTATGACTGCCTATGACTGGATGTTGATGATAAATAATGACGATACTTATAATGATGATGACGGTATTCCTCAATTCCAGTATATGTTGGAAGCTATCGAACACACGGGCTTGCTGGAGTTATACAATGATCCTAATTCGGAACAAACTTATTTTTTGCTAAGAAATAGTGCATTTAATGGGGGAGGACAATTGATCGCAAATATGACAGGGGATAGCAATACACCCATTGAATCAATAAGTCCAGACCGTTTGGAGCATGTGCTCAGATATCATATATTGGATGAGTCTTTAAGTCAAACTGATATCCCTAAAAATGATTTTCATCTTTACTATCAGTCACTTGTGCCAGGAGATACTGGCGTAGTGGAGATAAACAAAAGACTTTTTAACCAGGAAATCCGAATAAATACGAGTATAGCTAGAGTAGGAGGAGGAACCACTCCCACCACAATGCCTAGTTCATCCAAAGGTGCTTCAGTTGCACTCCATAATTTTATTTTCACAAATGGTATTGGACATCAGCTTAATGGTTATGTCAGGTATCAACCATTCTAA
- a CDS encoding RagB/SusD family nutrient uptake outer membrane protein has translation MKTFNNIKWVLTIAITITFMISCDSILEVEPESSISENQFWNSEADANAAVAGIYDAMQGAYSRRYFLWGEMRSDNFDAFGSAENPESLELTSNNLTDQRSSYSSWGAFYQMILRANLAIENIPNISGGNTDPLLGQAHALRAFVYFDLIRAYGDVPLYLDLITGINDDIFRSKTPGSEIMNTVIIPDMLKAEELIPNIKDRFKFSLSSVYCLQAEVYMHLKEYALAKEALDKLEALGEFSLVTNPEAFHSLFRREPERSGITTPQETGPELIFSIVFNQDEEPGEGGIYSLFWPGVPSYVVSNELEEKWIETFPIDSISWVSKYPNYTPSTVDEETGNTIYGDYHRYLQLIESIKDIGDRRYGKYNLSNYAGSEDDVDIVVYRYAGMLLLKAEAELQLGNSDEAVNLVNRIRSARDLPGISIADFQTQEQLHNTILDERQFELLAEGKRWWDLIRTNKAVEVMGPINGQTTETLLFPIWFQHLVDNPNLTQTSGY, from the coding sequence ATGAAAACTTTCAATAATATAAAATGGGTATTGACCATTGCAATAACCATAACATTTATGATTTCCTGTGATAGCATTTTGGAGGTAGAGCCGGAGAGTTCGATTAGTGAAAATCAGTTCTGGAACTCGGAAGCTGATGCCAATGCGGCAGTAGCAGGTATTTATGATGCGATGCAGGGAGCATATAGTAGAAGGTACTTCCTATGGGGAGAGATGAGGTCTGACAATTTTGATGCTTTTGGATCTGCAGAAAACCCTGAATCTTTGGAATTGACGTCAAACAACTTGACTGATCAAAGATCTAGCTATTCAAGTTGGGGAGCTTTTTATCAAATGATTTTAAGGGCAAACCTTGCAATAGAAAATATTCCAAACATCTCTGGAGGTAATACAGACCCGCTATTGGGACAAGCACATGCATTGCGTGCTTTTGTTTATTTTGATCTTATCAGAGCATATGGTGATGTTCCATTATACCTAGATTTGATCACAGGGATTAATGATGATATTTTTCGATCCAAGACACCCGGTTCAGAAATTATGAACACTGTGATAATTCCTGACATGTTAAAAGCGGAAGAACTAATCCCCAATATTAAAGATAGGTTTAAGTTCTCCTTGTCCAGTGTTTATTGTTTACAGGCCGAAGTATATATGCACTTAAAAGAATATGCCCTAGCAAAAGAAGCACTTGATAAATTGGAGGCATTGGGTGAGTTTTCTCTAGTGACTAATCCAGAAGCATTTCACTCTTTGTTCAGAAGAGAACCAGAAAGGTCAGGAATTACAACTCCGCAAGAGACCGGGCCAGAATTGATATTCTCAATTGTTTTTAACCAAGACGAAGAACCAGGAGAAGGAGGTATTTATTCACTTTTTTGGCCCGGAGTTCCAAGTTACGTAGTTTCAAATGAGCTAGAAGAAAAATGGATTGAAACTTTCCCGATAGATTCGATTTCCTGGGTCTCAAAATACCCGAATTATACACCTTCTACTGTAGATGAAGAAACTGGAAATACCATATATGGAGATTACCATAGGTACTTGCAATTAATAGAAAGTATTAAAGATATAGGAGATAGAAGATATGGAAAATACAATCTAAGTAATTATGCAGGATCGGAAGATGACGTGGATATAGTAGTCTATAGATATGCAGGAATGCTACTACTGAAGGCAGAGGCGGAATTACAGCTTGGAAATTCTGATGAAGCCGTTAATTTGGTCAACAGAATTAGAAGTGCTCGTGATTTACCAGGGATTTCAATAGCTGATTTTCAAACGCAAGAACAGCTTCATAATACCATTCTTGATGAACGTCAGTTTGAACTACTGGCCGAAGGAAAAAGGTGGTGGGATTTAATTAGGACAAATAAAGCAGTGGAGGTAATGGGCCCAATTAACGGTCAGACTACGGAGACACTTTTGTTTCCAATTTGGTTTCAACACCTAGTGGATAATCCAAACTTGACTCAAACATCAGGATATTAA
- a CDS encoding RagB/SusD family nutrient uptake outer membrane protein, with the protein MKINKIIYHILIFLNLGCQGFLEEKPKDIIAPENFFSSEADARQAITGVYAILKNNSLYGQVGLDHFYDNGADIIEPNRVADFVEPIGNYTMNEALADVSIQKMSVADTWRDLYKIVLNTNIIIEKVEGNEAISDQVEIDIIAEALFLRSLAYWHITNLWGDAPYYTQNINIEEIKKLGRTDEDVIIEAILNDLQFAQENMPRRDEIPEIQNGRASKWAAGIVMAKLYMKQNKWEDALNKCMEIINQSSHQLMPTYADVFDPMQEYNDEIIWSLDFAKDIIGQFEVGVPQLAGNGNWRPSMFNPRLRDEPANTSERDALAKALAENGQAFNGTGLQIASKDFAEKFPKNDLRRPMNVMDNYLGFELVFPYMPKFMNLDLDSSPRFNHSDNRLIFRLADVYLMAAECENELNGPENAYQYIHMVRERAYATRDEWELKGLSQQEFREVIYDERKWELAGELHRRYDLIRWGILLDVVKNLEYRFWKPNENIKPYHTLLPIPLQELQTNPILLESDPTNNGYR; encoded by the coding sequence ATGAAAATCAATAAAATAATATATCATATTTTAATATTCCTCAACCTTGGTTGTCAGGGCTTTTTAGAGGAAAAGCCTAAGGATATAATAGCGCCAGAGAATTTTTTTAGTTCTGAAGCAGATGCAAGGCAAGCCATTACAGGAGTATATGCCATTCTAAAAAATAATTCTCTTTATGGACAAGTAGGCTTGGATCATTTCTATGATAATGGAGCTGATATTATAGAACCCAATAGGGTAGCGGATTTTGTTGAGCCAATAGGGAATTATACCATGAATGAGGCATTGGCAGATGTTTCTATTCAGAAAATGAGTGTTGCAGATACTTGGAGAGACCTTTATAAAATTGTCTTGAATACCAATATTATAATAGAGAAAGTAGAAGGTAATGAGGCAATCTCTGATCAAGTTGAAATTGATATAATTGCAGAAGCACTCTTTCTTAGATCATTGGCTTATTGGCATATCACTAACCTGTGGGGGGATGCCCCATATTATACCCAGAACATTAATATAGAGGAAATAAAAAAATTGGGTAGGACAGATGAGGATGTGATTATAGAGGCAATACTGAATGATTTACAATTTGCGCAGGAAAACATGCCAAGAAGAGATGAAATCCCAGAAATACAAAATGGAAGGGCTTCAAAATGGGCTGCTGGAATTGTGATGGCCAAATTATATATGAAACAAAATAAATGGGAAGATGCCTTAAACAAATGTATGGAGATCATTAACCAATCCTCCCATCAACTGATGCCTACCTATGCAGATGTTTTTGACCCGATGCAAGAATATAATGATGAGATAATTTGGTCTTTGGATTTTGCAAAAGATATAATTGGTCAATTTGAAGTTGGGGTTCCACAACTTGCGGGAAATGGTAATTGGAGACCTAGTATGTTTAACCCAAGGTTGCGAGACGAACCGGCCAATACCAGTGAAAGGGATGCTTTGGCGAAAGCATTGGCTGAAAATGGTCAAGCATTTAATGGAACAGGACTGCAAATAGCATCAAAGGATTTCGCTGAAAAATTTCCAAAGAATGACCTAAGAAGACCAATGAATGTAATGGATAATTATTTAGGCTTTGAATTAGTTTTTCCATACATGCCAAAGTTTATGAATCTTGATCTGGATTCTTCGCCACGGTTCAACCATTCGGATAATAGGCTGATTTTTAGACTAGCAGATGTCTACTTAATGGCAGCAGAGTGTGAAAATGAATTAAATGGGCCTGAAAATGCTTATCAATATATTCATATGGTTAGGGAACGCGCTTATGCAACACGGGATGAGTGGGAGTTAAAAGGGCTTTCGCAACAAGAATTTAGAGAGGTAATCTATGACGAAAGAAAGTGGGAATTAGCAGGAGAATTGCACAGAAGGTATGATCTTATTAGGTGGGGTATATTATTGGATGTTGTCAAAAATCTTGAATATCGATTTTGGAAACCTAATGAAAATATAAAACCATATCACACATTACTTCCAATTCCCTTACAGGAGCTTCAAACTAACCCAATTTTACTTGAGTCCGACCCTACGAATAATGGGTATAGGTAA
- a CDS encoding TonB-dependent receptor, whose protein sequence is MKCENLQKIIPLTKIAIVLILLETLTMSQLFAEVFKIADNKIEISGQVISAQDGTTLPGVTILEKGTSNGTITDLDGNYSLMVSEDASIVISFVGFLSQEIEVKNKTIIDIELEVDIKQLDEVVVIGYGTSKKSDLTGSVSTVDTKALENNPNSRVDQVLQGRASGVQVTQTSGAPGAGTSIRVRGGNSIQGSNEPLWVIDGIIVGQDYNLNNLNSNDIKSIEILKDASSIAIYGSRGANGVILVTTKSGTVTGGKPQVNIGFYTSAQLVPQRPEYLSQPDQIEYTNEDARFRSAAEPFPNPPSSYQDNDWFNLLIDPAAIYNGDISVSGASENGKINYYNSLNYFNQDGLIENSGIEKHIFRSNLDIKLSDKLNTGFRLNYSRIHQDNGTVGYSGLLSILPTQPIYNEDGSYNGFNEVVGAPFSNPLANARLNTNETYTNNLLGTIYLEFKPNSNWLIRSTYSPEINNTKTNVFNSSQRPDYLEVGQDGDARVSALSSMGWNNENTIQYQSNIGKDHNITTLVGASFQKFTSEEVFAEAYGITSDATGFNNLGLGSDPVRNVIGSGYDEFAIASFFGRLNYSYKDKYLLTLVGRTDGSSRFAPGNKYEFYPSIAGAWKISEEDFLDGANFVNDLKLRASFGRSGSQGIDSYRTLALMTEASTTYNGVQNPGVTLGRPANPSLRWETTKQLDIALEASLFKNRIFTEFNYYHKQTNDLLLEVVIPKQTGFTSQLQNIGSLENTGWELLVKSTNLSKKDFDWGSTLTLSSNKNKVLDLGGSEFIDVVVDEILGAGNTRIIVGEPAPVFTGVRYLGTWKSQEEIDESGMGSQVVGGPKFEDLNGDGIISTEDNVVLGSPQPDLIFGFENSLTYKNFEFSFFFQGTVGNEVYNLRTRGSYFTRGEVPKYAEMVNRWTPENPTSDIPRAGSDAVTSITSNSEYVEDGSHLRLKTVRLVYNLPVEKLGWDSVNRMSFYFSGSNLFLASRFRLIDPETSRYGTSGVGNIAQGFSNGEYPNPRVLTLGVNVTF, encoded by the coding sequence ATGAAATGTGAAAATTTACAAAAGATAATACCCTTAACAAAAATTGCTATTGTGTTGATCTTATTAGAGACACTTACAATGAGTCAATTATTTGCTGAGGTCTTTAAAATAGCAGACAATAAGATTGAAATTTCCGGTCAAGTAATTTCTGCACAAGATGGTACTACTCTGCCTGGGGTTACAATTCTAGAAAAAGGGACCTCAAATGGCACGATAACAGATTTAGATGGTAACTATAGTTTAATGGTATCTGAAGACGCAAGCATAGTGATATCCTTTGTAGGTTTCCTTTCCCAAGAAATAGAAGTAAAAAATAAAACTATAATTGATATTGAGTTAGAGGTTGATATCAAACAATTAGATGAGGTAGTTGTAATTGGATATGGAACATCAAAAAAGTCCGATTTAACCGGTTCTGTTTCAACAGTGGACACCAAAGCATTAGAAAACAATCCCAATTCAAGGGTTGATCAGGTGTTACAAGGCCGTGCATCAGGAGTTCAAGTTACCCAAACTAGCGGAGCTCCTGGAGCTGGTACTTCAATTAGGGTACGTGGGGGCAATTCTATTCAGGGCAGTAATGAGCCTCTTTGGGTTATTGATGGAATAATTGTTGGGCAAGACTATAATTTAAACAATTTGAACTCCAATGATATCAAATCAATAGAAATTTTAAAAGATGCTTCTTCCATTGCAATTTACGGCTCAAGGGGTGCAAATGGTGTTATTTTAGTGACAACAAAAAGTGGTACCGTTACTGGTGGGAAACCTCAAGTTAATATTGGGTTTTATACCAGTGCTCAATTAGTGCCTCAACGTCCTGAATACCTTTCTCAGCCTGACCAAATTGAGTATACAAATGAAGACGCCAGATTCCGTTCGGCGGCAGAGCCCTTTCCAAATCCTCCATCAAGTTACCAAGATAATGATTGGTTTAATTTATTAATTGATCCTGCCGCAATTTATAATGGTGATATCTCAGTTTCAGGTGCTTCTGAAAATGGAAAGATAAACTATTATAATTCTTTAAATTATTTTAATCAAGATGGTTTGATTGAAAACTCTGGTATTGAAAAACATATTTTTAGGTCTAATCTAGATATAAAATTAAGCGATAAATTAAATACTGGTTTTAGATTGAATTATTCCAGGATCCATCAAGATAATGGAACTGTAGGCTATAGTGGGTTGCTCTCTATTCTTCCAACTCAACCTATTTATAATGAAGATGGGTCGTATAATGGTTTTAACGAAGTTGTTGGTGCTCCATTTTCCAATCCACTTGCGAATGCTCGCTTAAACACCAACGAAACCTATACCAACAATTTACTGGGAACTATATATTTGGAATTCAAACCAAATTCGAATTGGTTGATTAGGTCAACGTATAGCCCTGAAATTAACAATACGAAAACCAATGTATTTAATTCCAGTCAAAGACCTGACTATCTTGAAGTAGGACAAGATGGGGATGCAAGGGTAAGCGCCTTATCCAGTATGGGGTGGAACAATGAAAATACTATTCAATATCAATCTAATATTGGAAAAGATCATAATATTACAACCTTAGTTGGAGCATCCTTTCAAAAATTTACTTCAGAAGAAGTTTTTGCAGAGGCATACGGAATTACAAGTGATGCAACTGGATTTAATAATTTAGGTCTAGGATCTGATCCTGTTAGAAATGTGATTGGGAGTGGCTATGATGAATTTGCGATTGCATCATTTTTTGGAAGATTAAATTACTCATACAAGGATAAGTACCTACTGACTTTAGTAGGAAGAACGGATGGGTCTTCACGTTTTGCCCCTGGGAATAAATATGAGTTTTATCCTTCAATTGCAGGTGCATGGAAGATTTCAGAGGAAGATTTTTTGGATGGAGCGAATTTTGTTAATGATTTGAAATTAAGGGCAAGTTTTGGTCGATCTGGAAGTCAAGGGATTGACTCTTATAGAACTTTGGCTTTAATGACAGAGGCAAGCACTACATACAATGGGGTTCAAAATCCTGGTGTAACTCTGGGAAGACCAGCCAATCCAAGTTTAAGATGGGAGACTACTAAACAATTGGATATCGCGCTGGAAGCGTCCTTATTTAAAAATAGAATTTTTACTGAATTTAATTATTACCATAAGCAAACTAATGATTTGTTATTGGAAGTAGTAATACCAAAGCAAACTGGTTTTACAAGTCAATTACAAAATATCGGCTCTTTAGAAAATACAGGCTGGGAGTTATTGGTAAAATCTACTAATCTTAGTAAGAAGGACTTTGACTGGGGATCTACTCTTACATTATCCTCCAATAAGAACAAGGTGCTGGATTTGGGTGGAAGTGAATTTATAGATGTGGTTGTGGATGAAATTTTAGGTGCGGGTAATACACGGATCATTGTAGGTGAACCAGCTCCTGTATTCACAGGAGTGAGGTATCTGGGGACTTGGAAAAGTCAAGAAGAAATTGATGAATCTGGAATGGGTTCTCAAGTAGTCGGCGGACCTAAATTTGAAGATCTCAACGGTGATGGTATAATTTCAACAGAAGATAATGTAGTGTTAGGTAGTCCTCAACCAGATTTGATTTTTGGATTTGAAAATTCACTTACATACAAGAATTTTGAGTTTTCATTTTTTTTCCAAGGAACTGTAGGTAATGAGGTGTATAATTTAAGGACAAGAGGAAGCTATTTTACAAGGGGAGAGGTGCCTAAATATGCTGAAATGGTAAACCGATGGACTCCCGAAAATCCAACTTCTGATATTCCGAGGGCTGGCTCTGATGCGGTAACTTCTATCACCAGTAATTCGGAGTATGTGGAAGATGGCTCTCATCTAAGACTCAAAACAGTACGCTTGGTTTATAATTTACCAGTTGAAAAATTGGGATGGGATAGTGTAAACAGAATGTCATTTTATTTTTCTGGTTCCAATCTGTTCTTGGCATCGCGTTTTAGACTCATTGATCCTGAGACAAGTAGATATGGTACGTCAGGTGTCGGAAATATCGCACAAGGATTTTCAAATGGGGAATACCCCAATCCACGAGTTTTAACACTTGGTGTTAACGTAACTTTTTAA
- a CDS encoding TonB-dependent receptor translates to MMIYKILQKKIWVTLAALFCYTFVWAQETTISGTVISGEDGGALPGVTVLVQGTTVGTATDIDGNYKINASPSDILVFSFIGYSQEKIEVGNRTRIDLTMNLDVSQLNEVVVVGYGEQNRRDLTGSVVSIKSDQLEQSTPTTALEGMRGRLSGVSITANGGPGEAPDIKIRGTSTLNSGTGPLYVVDGQQLDNINNINPNDIASVEVLKDGASAAIYGSKSANGVIIITTKKGKSGETKIDANYVRSYSALSSKIPVSNTRQARIYEIARTGNDAVNPGPPADSLSTLFNQDYDYQEMITRVGVRDQVGLSLSGGKDDANFYWNTGFMNQEGVVKNSNFQRVNTTLNLNFKASKIIKAGTRILASYSERNGLNEGAVFNQLSTHFPYLPSQDADGTYVPQTSSQQNVLAETLFAVRKRRDYDGQIFSFLELDILPSLKFKSTLGVLLELRRDNDFDPIVVQPLGRAAAGSEITRLNYSLQQENYLTYKKRFGEHNIGGVLGIQVQKWKNEYARFRSTEFNNDIVRTFNNVVELDAANTQTTATAHSILSQFGRVTYDYKSKYLFGATVRRDGSSRFGSANQYGVFPGVSVGWRMSDETFWEPLSEIVSDFKLRAGISQNGNERIGDFDSRSLYSPGFFYNGQNGIALTQLGNQDLVWETTQQSYLGVDFGLFNGKINASVDYYEKLTSDLLYNTPLPEETGFGSIRNNIGEIKNKGIEFTISGDVMNRPDFKWYSSFNISTNTNEILDLAEEDGQIIQGNYIIREGGPIGDFWGYTALGVFPYDESNAFDDAGNQLTPIFDEQGGFLSYELNGQAYSGNVNQLSVGNSVLRGGDVHWKDLNGDFNIDANNDRSVIGNGIPSFFGGFYNEFTYKGVKLSVMIDYNFGNDIYREYDETRNQRMVRTILPGPERIDEAWYQPGDIAKYPTLASAGSSRNNLGPNSFWVSDADFIMLRSVRFDYSLPSSITDKVSFLSNVSFYASGNNLLNWTNYEGYNPELGTRGNALQPGMDNLRYPLYREYIMGLNITF, encoded by the coding sequence ATGATGATTTATAAAATTTTACAGAAAAAAATATGGGTAACACTGGCAGCATTATTCTGCTATACTTTTGTCTGGGCCCAAGAAACTACAATTTCAGGGACTGTTATCTCCGGAGAAGATGGTGGAGCCTTGCCAGGGGTAACTGTTTTGGTGCAAGGAACCACAGTTGGAACAGCCACGGATATTGATGGTAATTACAAGATAAACGCAAGCCCTTCAGATATTTTGGTATTTTCTTTTATTGGCTATTCTCAAGAAAAGATTGAAGTTGGAAATAGAACAAGAATTGACCTTACCATGAATTTGGATGTGTCTCAACTGAATGAAGTTGTAGTGGTAGGGTACGGTGAGCAAAATAGAAGAGATTTAACGGGATCAGTTGTATCTATTAAATCAGATCAACTAGAACAATCCACACCTACCACAGCCCTTGAAGGAATGAGGGGAAGATTATCCGGGGTATCCATTACTGCCAATGGAGGGCCAGGTGAGGCTCCTGATATTAAAATAAGGGGTACCTCTACATTGAACAGTGGAACCGGGCCTTTATATGTGGTAGATGGACAACAGTTGGACAATATTAACAATATAAACCCAAATGATATAGCATCTGTAGAGGTTCTTAAGGATGGGGCTTCTGCGGCGATCTATGGATCAAAATCAGCAAATGGAGTAATTATTATTACCACCAAAAAAGGGAAATCAGGAGAAACGAAAATTGATGCAAATTACGTCCGCAGTTACAGTGCATTGTCTTCAAAGATACCAGTGTCCAACACGCGTCAAGCAAGAATTTATGAAATTGCTAGAACTGGAAATGATGCTGTAAATCCTGGGCCTCCAGCTGATTCTTTGTCTACCTTGTTCAATCAGGATTATGATTATCAAGAAATGATCACAAGAGTCGGGGTTCGTGATCAGGTTGGACTTTCATTGAGTGGAGGAAAGGATGACGCTAACTTTTATTGGAATACTGGATTTATGAATCAAGAAGGAGTAGTAAAAAACTCCAATTTTCAAAGGGTCAATACCACTTTAAACCTGAACTTTAAAGCTTCAAAAATAATAAAGGCAGGAACTAGGATTTTGGCCTCCTATTCGGAAAGGAATGGACTGAATGAAGGGGCTGTATTCAATCAATTGTCCACTCATTTCCCCTATCTTCCCTCTCAAGATGCTGATGGTACATATGTTCCACAAACTTCTAGTCAGCAAAATGTACTGGCTGAAACATTGTTCGCCGTCAGGAAAAGGAGAGATTATGATGGGCAAATTTTTAGCTTTTTAGAATTGGATATATTGCCTTCATTAAAATTTAAATCCACTTTAGGGGTGCTTTTGGAACTTCGACGAGATAATGATTTTGATCCAATAGTAGTGCAACCATTGGGGAGGGCTGCCGCTGGGTCAGAAATAACAAGATTAAATTACAGCCTTCAACAAGAAAATTATCTAACCTATAAGAAACGTTTTGGTGAACATAATATAGGTGGGGTATTAGGTATACAGGTACAAAAATGGAAGAACGAATATGCTCGTTTTCGCTCTACTGAATTTAATAATGATATAGTAAGAACATTCAATAATGTTGTTGAACTTGATGCCGCAAATACGCAAACCACAGCCACAGCCCATTCTATTTTGTCTCAATTTGGGAGAGTGACATATGATTACAAGAGTAAGTATCTTTTTGGTGCAACAGTAAGAAGAGACGGATCCTCACGCTTTGGTTCTGCGAATCAATATGGGGTTTTTCCAGGTGTATCCGTTGGTTGGAGAATGAGTGATGAAACGTTTTGGGAGCCTCTGTCGGAGATCGTGTCAGATTTTAAGTTGAGAGCAGGGATTTCTCAAAATGGTAATGAGAGGATAGGAGACTTTGACAGTAGATCATTGTATTCTCCCGGATTCTTTTATAATGGCCAGAATGGCATTGCATTAACCCAACTTGGAAATCAAGATCTTGTATGGGAAACCACACAACAGTCCTACTTGGGAGTTGATTTCGGTCTTTTTAATGGAAAGATCAATGCTAGCGTGGATTACTATGAAAAACTAACTTCTGATTTACTATATAATACTCCACTTCCGGAAGAGACAGGTTTTGGCAGCATTAGAAATAATATTGGTGAGATCAAAAATAAGGGAATTGAATTTACCATCAGTGGAGATGTCATGAACAGACCTGATTTCAAATGGTATTCAAGTTTTAATATTTCTACCAATACTAATGAAATCTTAGATTTGGCTGAAGAGGATGGTCAAATTATTCAGGGAAATTATATCATTAGAGAAGGTGGACCAATTGGAGATTTCTGGGGATATACTGCTTTAGGGGTTTTTCCATATGACGAATCCAATGCTTTTGATGATGCGGGAAATCAATTGACACCAATTTTTGATGAGCAAGGTGGATTCCTTAGTTACGAGCTGAACGGACAGGCCTATTCAGGTAATGTAAATCAATTATCTGTTGGTAATAGCGTTTTAAGGGGAGGTGACGTGCATTGGAAAGACCTAAATGGTGACTTTAATATCGATGCTAATAATGACCGTTCGGTAATAGGCAATGGAATTCCTAGTTTTTTTGGAGGGTTTTATAATGAATTTACTTATAAGGGAGTCAAGCTTTCAGTTATGATAGATTATAATTTTGGAAATGATATCTATCGGGAATATGATGAAACGCGTAACCAAAGAATGGTCAGAACAATTTTACCTGGCCCAGAAAGAATCGATGAAGCATGGTACCAACCTGGAGATATCGCAAAATATCCAACTTTAGCATCTGCTGGTAGTTCGAGGAATAATCTTGGTCCCAATAGTTTCTGGGTAAGTGATGCGGATTTTATAATGCTAAGATCAGTCAGGTTCGATTATTCCCTTCCTAGCTCTATTACTGATAAAGTAAGCTTCTTGTCAAATGTATCCTTTTATGCCTCGGGAAACAATTTGTTGAATTGGACAAATTATGAAGGATATAATCCTGAACTCGGAACAAGGGGTAATGCTTTGCAGCCCGGAATGGATAATTTAAGGTATCCACTTTACCGTGAGTATATCATGGGGCTGAATATTACATTTTAA